A DNA window from Actinokineospora baliensis contains the following coding sequences:
- a CDS encoding S1 family peptidase has product MKRTLIAAVVLTAAAGAVAAVPAFAGQQAAPAADTAGVSAEVLSAMERDLGLSRDAALARLDSETKATALEADLRGRLSDSFGGAYYNAGTGKLVVGVTDAGKAAQVRAGGADATVVRHSARHLDATAAGLDTKTAPTGVTGWYVDVQRNTVTLTTARGTAAAAKDFVATSGLDASAITVVESTESPRPLYDVRGGDAYYIGSGSRCSVGFSVQGGFVTAGHCGRSGATTKGSNQVAQGTFAGSSFPGNDYAWVRTNTNWTPRGVVNRYSGSTTVAVKGGTEAAVGASICRSGSTTGWRCGTVQAKNQSVNYPQGTVSGLIRTNACAEPGDSGGSWLSGNQAQGVTSGGSGNCSSGGTTYFQPLTEILSVYGLRLVTS; this is encoded by the coding sequence GTGAAACGCACACTCATCGCCGCAGTGGTGTTGACCGCCGCGGCGGGCGCCGTGGCCGCCGTCCCCGCTTTCGCGGGCCAGCAGGCCGCTCCCGCCGCCGACACCGCGGGTGTCTCCGCCGAGGTCCTCAGCGCCATGGAGCGCGACCTCGGCCTGTCCCGCGACGCCGCGCTGGCCCGGCTCGACAGCGAGACCAAGGCCACCGCGCTCGAGGCCGACCTGCGCGGGCGGCTCAGCGACTCCTTCGGCGGCGCCTACTACAACGCGGGCACCGGCAAGCTCGTCGTCGGCGTCACCGACGCGGGCAAGGCCGCCCAGGTCCGCGCGGGCGGCGCCGACGCGACCGTGGTGCGCCACAGCGCCCGCCACCTCGACGCCACCGCCGCCGGGCTCGACACCAAGACCGCGCCCACCGGCGTCACCGGCTGGTACGTCGACGTCCAGCGCAACACCGTCACCCTGACCACCGCGCGGGGCACCGCCGCGGCCGCGAAGGACTTCGTGGCCACCTCGGGCCTCGACGCCTCGGCCATCACGGTCGTGGAGTCCACCGAGTCGCCCCGCCCGCTCTACGACGTGCGCGGCGGCGACGCCTACTACATCGGCTCCGGCTCGCGCTGCTCGGTCGGCTTCTCGGTGCAGGGCGGCTTCGTCACCGCCGGGCACTGCGGCCGCTCGGGCGCCACGACCAAGGGCTCCAACCAGGTCGCCCAGGGCACCTTCGCCGGGTCCTCCTTCCCCGGCAACGACTACGCCTGGGTCCGCACCAACACCAACTGGACCCCGCGCGGCGTCGTCAACCGCTACAGCGGCTCCACCACCGTCGCGGTCAAGGGCGGCACCGAGGCCGCGGTCGGCGCGTCCATCTGCCGCTCCGGCTCCACCACCGGCTGGCGCTGCGGCACCGTCCAGGCCAAGAACCAGAGCGTCAACTACCCGCAGGGCACCGTGAGCGGCCTGATCCGCACCAACGCCTGCGCTGAGCCCGGCGACTCCGGCGGCTCGTGGCTCTCGGGCAACCAGGCCCAGGGCGTCACCTCCGGCGGCTCCGGCAACTGCTCCTCCGGTGGCACCACGTACTTCCAGCCCCTGACCGAGATCCTCTCCGTCTACGGCCTGCGCCTCGTCACCAGCTGA
- a CDS encoding LuxR C-terminal-related transcriptional regulator: MDRSPPVDRAPLVGRASELARLSSATAPALLLVAGEAGIGKSRMVDELRGHPDLLGHHWLVGECPPLREPFPLGPVLDALKGLDVFSPPVGRVDRVDVFPRVRAGLAELGPAVLVVEDLHWSDETTYEFLRFLCRGLPPRLKLLVTYRPENVRTERPVVDLAGYLPRWARAVETTVRPLRVADVGELAAALLGLTKVTDEFATRLHELTGGVPFVVEEVCRALPAEPAPRLADAPRSVLDRLTAPVALRGSIAERLAALPAAVRDVVAAAATLAAPVDEHLLSRVAGLDRPTAAGAIDRALAHGLLRQCAPGLLATRHALATRAVIDLLAPDELRRAHRAAAAALAEANPVPHARLARHCKHAGLVADWVRHAEAAATRAVALGDGDTAVDLLADVVAGSGIDVPTRARVAALLSRAAQPGLRHNEAVAALRSVLAVPDLPEGLRGEIRFGLGMLLVSQTGEAGAGREQLRTAVGELDARPDLAARAMAALAIPSFTSGTITEHLAWAKRALDMLGSFDDHAVHTAVHVNHASVLMYSGDPDGWAVWRAALARGSTPEARLHLLRGASNGADAAVWLGHDARARELLALIPTLVDEDSSLYTNRLVAGTRSRLDFAAGRWTDLAERVGHVRAGAGAHRLPMLDTEARLVSAELALATGALADAEVDLRAITDHNAPLTIPLLTAAMAARARIALSGGRADEAVALLGPALTVVRRHGNWVWATAIVPPACAAMVAVGDRTGAIALHREFAEAVLDRDAPAAGAAALQAAGYVATRAKAADLFAAAQGEYEAMGRPYALLQAREAFAEVRLAGGDKQPMLDVVAGFTDLGARWDAARCAQVLRKHGITPRHRGGRRGYGDALSPREAAVARMAARGSTNKEIAEALFISVRTVEDHVANALRKCGVRTRTDLPCD, encoded by the coding sequence GTGGACAGATCACCACCGGTCGACCGCGCGCCGCTGGTCGGCCGCGCGAGCGAGCTGGCCCGGCTGTCCTCGGCGACCGCGCCCGCGCTCCTGCTGGTCGCGGGCGAGGCGGGGATCGGCAAGAGCCGCATGGTCGACGAGTTGCGCGGACACCCCGACCTGCTCGGGCACCACTGGTTGGTCGGTGAGTGCCCGCCGCTGCGCGAGCCGTTCCCACTTGGCCCGGTGCTCGACGCGCTGAAAGGTCTGGACGTGTTCAGCCCGCCGGTGGGTCGGGTGGACCGGGTGGACGTTTTTCCCAGAGTTCGCGCGGGTCTGGCCGAACTGGGACCGGCGGTGCTCGTCGTGGAAGACCTGCACTGGTCCGACGAGACGACCTACGAGTTCCTGCGGTTCCTGTGCCGCGGGCTACCGCCGAGGTTGAAGCTGCTGGTGACCTACCGGCCGGAGAACGTGCGCACCGAGCGGCCGGTGGTCGACCTGGCCGGGTACCTGCCCCGGTGGGCGCGCGCGGTGGAGACGACGGTGCGCCCGCTGCGGGTCGCCGACGTCGGTGAGCTCGCCGCGGCGCTGCTCGGGCTGACCAAGGTCACCGACGAGTTCGCCACACGTCTACACGAGTTGACCGGTGGCGTGCCGTTCGTGGTCGAGGAGGTGTGCCGGGCGCTGCCCGCCGAACCCGCGCCCCGGTTGGCCGACGCGCCGCGGTCGGTGCTGGACCGGTTGACCGCGCCGGTGGCCCTGCGCGGGTCGATCGCGGAACGGTTGGCGGCACTGCCCGCCGCGGTACGTGACGTGGTCGCCGCCGCGGCCACCCTGGCCGCGCCGGTGGACGAACACCTGCTGAGCCGGGTCGCCGGGCTGGACAGGCCCACCGCGGCCGGGGCGATCGACCGTGCCCTCGCGCACGGCCTGCTCCGGCAGTGCGCGCCCGGGCTGCTGGCCACCCGGCACGCGCTGGCGACCCGCGCGGTGATCGACCTGCTCGCCCCCGACGAACTGCGCCGCGCGCACCGAGCCGCGGCGGCGGCGCTCGCCGAGGCCAACCCGGTGCCGCACGCCAGGTTGGCCAGGCACTGCAAGCACGCCGGGCTGGTCGCCGACTGGGTCCGCCACGCCGAGGCCGCCGCGACCAGGGCGGTCGCCTTGGGCGACGGGGACACCGCGGTGGACCTGCTGGCCGATGTGGTGGCCGGGTCCGGCATCGATGTCCCGACCAGGGCCAGGGTCGCGGCGCTGCTGAGCCGGGCAGCGCAACCCGGTCTGCGCCACAACGAGGCGGTGGCGGCGCTGCGGTCGGTGCTCGCGGTGCCCGACCTGCCGGAGGGGCTGCGCGGCGAGATCCGGTTCGGGCTGGGCATGCTGCTGGTGTCGCAGACCGGGGAGGCGGGGGCGGGGCGCGAGCAACTGCGCACCGCCGTCGGCGAACTCGACGCGCGACCGGACCTGGCGGCCAGGGCGATGGCGGCGCTGGCGATCCCGTCGTTCACCTCCGGCACGATCACCGAGCACCTGGCCTGGGCGAAGCGGGCGCTGGACATGCTCGGCTCGTTCGACGACCACGCCGTGCACACCGCGGTGCACGTCAACCACGCCTCGGTGCTGATGTACTCGGGGGACCCGGACGGCTGGGCGGTGTGGCGGGCGGCGCTGGCGCGCGGGTCGACACCGGAGGCCCGGCTGCACCTGTTGCGCGGGGCCAGCAACGGCGCCGACGCGGCGGTGTGGCTGGGGCACGACGCGCGGGCGCGGGAACTGCTCGCGCTGATCCCGACCCTGGTCGACGAGGACTCGAGCCTCTACACCAACCGGCTGGTCGCCGGGACCCGGTCGCGGCTGGACTTCGCCGCCGGTCGGTGGACGGACCTGGCCGAGCGGGTCGGGCACGTGCGGGCGGGCGCGGGGGCGCACCGGCTGCCGATGCTCGACACCGAGGCGCGGCTGGTGTCGGCGGAACTGGCGCTGGCCACCGGGGCGCTGGCCGACGCCGAGGTGGACCTGCGGGCGATCACCGACCACAACGCCCCGCTGACCATCCCGCTGCTGACCGCGGCGATGGCGGCCCGGGCCAGGATCGCGCTCTCCGGTGGCCGCGCGGACGAGGCGGTGGCGTTGCTGGGGCCCGCGCTGACCGTGGTCCGCCGCCACGGGAACTGGGTGTGGGCGACGGCGATCGTGCCCCCCGCGTGCGCGGCGATGGTGGCCGTCGGGGACCGCACCGGGGCGATCGCGCTGCACCGCGAGTTCGCCGAGGCCGTCCTCGACCGGGACGCCCCCGCCGCGGGCGCCGCCGCGCTGCAAGCCGCCGGGTATGTCGCGACCAGGGCCAAGGCGGCGGACCTGTTCGCCGCGGCCCAGGGCGAGTACGAGGCGATGGGGCGCCCGTACGCGCTGCTGCAGGCCCGGGAGGCGTTCGCGGAAGTGCGGCTGGCAGGCGGGGACAAGCAGCCGATGCTGGACGTGGTCGCGGGCTTCACCGACCTGGGCGCCCGCTGGGACGCCGCCCGCTGCGCCCAGGTCCTGCGCAAACACGGCATCACCCCCCGCCACCGAGGCGGCAGGAGGGGATACGGGGACGCCTTGTCACCCCGGGAAGCAGCGGTGGCGCGGATGGCGGCGCGGGGTAGTACGAACAAGGAGATCGCGGAGGCCCTGTTCATCTCGGTCCGCACGGTGGAGGACCACGTCGCCAACGCCCTCCGCAAATGCGGCGTCCGCACCAGGACCGACCTCCCCTGCGACTGA